The DNA sequence CGTGGTTCCCCGCGTGGAGGAGGCGCTCCATCGCCTGCGGGTGCGGTTCACTGGGGTCCCGGCTTGGAAGGATCTCCCCCTTGAGCGCTACGAGGTCCTGCGGCGCAAATGGGAAAACGCCGTCCGCATCTTCCGTGAGGAGAATATCCCCCTGAAAGTGGCGGAAGAGAAGCTTGGCCAGCGCTACCAAAAGATCTTCGGGGCCATGACGGTGGAGTTCGAAGGCCGCCCCCAGACCCTCCAACAGATGGCCAAATACTTGGAGGAGCCGGATCGTCGGGTGCGGGAGCGAGCCTGGGAGCTTATCGCCGAGCGGAGACTCCGCGATAAAGGCGAGATCGAGGACATTTTCGAGGAACTCCTTGACCTTCGTGAAAAGCGCGCGAAGAACGCGGGGTTTGAGAATTTCAGGGACTACGCGTTTTGCGAGCGGGAGCGGTTCGACTATGGCCCCAAAGAGTGCGAGGAATTCCACAAGGGCGTGGAGGAGGCGGTGGTGCCCCTTCTGCGCCTTTTGCACAAGGAGCGGGCCAAGCGG is a window from the Methanomassiliicoccales archaeon genome containing:
- a CDS encoding M3 family oligoendopeptidase codes for the protein MDLSELLSAIEEEGAIRYIRMTCDTTNPEHEKAYLAFLENVVPRVEEALHRLRVRFTGVPAWKDLPLERYEVLRRKWENAVRIFREENIPLKVAEEKLGQRYQKIFGAMTVEFEGRPQTLQQMAKYLEEPDRRVRERAWELIAERRLRDKGEIEDIFEELLDLREKRAKNAGFENFRDYAFCERERFDYGPKECEEFHKGVEEAVVPLLRLLHKERAKR